From a region of the Deltaproteobacteria bacterium genome:
- a CDS encoding caspase family protein → MKHIVAALIFCFFLYAPSVWASSTFVVSAGNNVGNDGDFPLRFAEEDAIQFATVMRNLGDVDPENSILVQGASAAGLRKTILDTNRRIRRAISRGEQDTSLIVFYSGHADNGGLHMRGSNLSFNELEDLVEASPAKVRVLILDSCRSGGVTRVKGASPTANFKISARNKVEAEGLAVITSSSAWEDSHESDRLRGSFFSHHLLSGLRGAADHNRDATVTLNEVYSYAYQQTLRSSGQTQSLQHPTYRYDIKGKGDLPLTQLAKVTAGSARLQIKDAGLYLLMDSSETGTILNEVMVQDKGATLHLKPGRYFIQKRARDHFLEYAVTLHAHASKSLKDVPRKRIDYAKLVRKGTAKNILQHSAFVMTGLRTAVLDGYPLSANLLLGYNIDFSLMSVGSRVRFSRSSSNDERTALDGTTSELGLGLTLQKFFDLYDFSFGIGVATELNWYHQAFNTTGSAPTRNSWAAGFGPLASVEADVYGPLVLKLEAAPMIYVHKQATVSAGATQGSQLRTQVTTWVALGMGWRF, encoded by the coding sequence ATGAAGCATATTGTCGCTGCGCTCATATTCTGCTTCTTCCTCTACGCCCCCTCTGTGTGGGCCAGCTCTACATTTGTAGTTTCGGCTGGGAACAATGTAGGCAATGACGGCGACTTTCCACTTCGGTTTGCAGAAGAGGATGCCATTCAATTTGCTACAGTGATGCGCAATCTTGGCGATGTCGATCCCGAAAACAGCATTCTTGTTCAAGGGGCCAGTGCAGCGGGGTTACGTAAAACAATCCTTGATACCAACCGCCGTATTCGCCGAGCCATCAGCCGCGGTGAGCAAGACACATCACTTATCGTCTTTTATTCCGGACACGCCGATAACGGCGGGCTTCATATGCGTGGCAGTAACCTCTCCTTCAACGAACTTGAAGACTTGGTGGAGGCCTCACCGGCCAAGGTCCGCGTTTTGATTCTCGACAGCTGTCGTTCCGGCGGTGTTACCCGAGTTAAAGGTGCAAGTCCCACTGCAAACTTTAAAATAAGCGCGCGCAACAAAGTGGAAGCTGAAGGGCTGGCCGTCATTACTTCCAGCTCTGCCTGGGAAGATAGCCACGAATCGGACAGGCTTCGTGGATCGTTTTTTAGCCACCACCTTCTTAGTGGTTTGCGCGGAGCCGCAGACCATAACCGGGATGCAACCGTTACCTTGAATGAAGTGTACAGCTACGCTTACCAGCAAACCTTGCGCTCAAGTGGCCAAACACAAAGTCTGCAACACCCTACTTACCGATACGACATTAAAGGCAAAGGCGACCTCCCCCTTACCCAGCTTGCTAAAGTGACGGCCGGCTCAGCCCGACTCCAAATCAAAGATGCTGGACTTTATCTTTTGATGGACTCCAGTGAGACCGGCACCATCCTCAATGAAGTCATGGTGCAAGACAAAGGCGCTACGCTGCATCTCAAACCAGGACGTTACTTCATCCAGAAACGTGCCCGGGACCACTTTCTTGAATATGCGGTCACGCTTCATGCACACGCCTCCAAATCTCTAAAAGATGTACCGCGCAAACGCATCGACTACGCCAAGCTCGTTCGAAAAGGTACCGCCAAAAACATACTGCAGCACAGCGCTTTTGTGATGACTGGACTGCGCACCGCCGTGCTAGATGGCTACCCACTCAGTGCAAATCTTCTTTTGGGTTACAACATCGATTTTTCACTGATGAGCGTAGGTAGCCGGGTGCGCTTTAGTCGCAGCTCAAGCAATGACGAGCGTACAGCTCTTGACGGAACCACATCCGAATTGGGCCTAGGCCTTACGCTGCAAAAGTTTTTTGACCTTTACGATTTTAGCTTCGGTATTGGGGTCGCCACCGAACTCAATTGGTACCATCAAGCTTTCAACACTACCGGTTCAGCTCCCACACGAAACAGCTGGGCTGCCGGATTTGGTCCGCTCGCAAGTGTTGAAGCAGACGTCTACGGTCCACTGGTTCTCAAGCTCGAAGCCGCACCTATGATTTATGTCCATAAACAAGCGACAGTGAGCGCCGGTGCCACGCAAGGCTCGCAATTACGAACCCAAGTAACAACATGGGTGGCCTTAGGTATGGGGTGGAGATTCTAA
- a CDS encoding RNA polymerase sigma factor, whose protein sequence is MKRIEIAELFDRYGPMVYRRALALLGQHELAEEAVQEVFLRALKSGESFEGRSRVSTWLYSITTNFCLNLLRNQSRRKELWKEHGPKGLQATHEAPEELVLMRTLLTEADPDQAQAAVYVYIDGMSQNEAAELLGVSRRTVGNLLERFNTWARKRIDKPTAKTDT, encoded by the coding sequence ATGAAGCGTATTGAAATTGCGGAGCTTTTTGACCGTTACGGCCCCATGGTGTACCGCCGAGCATTGGCGCTTTTAGGGCAACACGAACTGGCCGAAGAAGCTGTACAAGAAGTATTTCTTAGAGCTCTTAAGTCTGGAGAGAGCTTTGAGGGTCGAAGCCGGGTCTCAACTTGGCTCTACAGTATTACAACCAATTTCTGCTTGAACTTACTACGCAACCAAAGTCGCCGGAAAGAGCTTTGGAAAGAGCATGGTCCCAAAGGGCTGCAAGCGACTCACGAGGCGCCAGAAGAATTGGTTCTAATGCGTACACTGCTCACAGAGGCTGATCCCGACCAAGCCCAGGCTGCGGTTTATGTCTACATCGATGGGATGAGCCAAAATGAAGCCGCTGAACTTCTAGGGGTCTCTCGTCGAACGGTCGGTAACCTATTGGAACGATTCAATACCTGGGCTCGTAAGCGGATAGACAAACCAACAGCAAAAACAGACACTTAG